Proteins from one Halovivax limisalsi genomic window:
- a CDS encoding metallophosphoesterase, whose translation MIAVFSDTHGTEGHCLEGEALTAAREADAIVHAGDFKTEAVLDAFQSFSAPLYAVAGNVDEPGVADRLPTERTIETDGVTIAVRHQPAGGETALAMFGRERDADLVVFGHSHQPTLVETDDVVLCNPGSHAQPRGYRPGFATVERTDDGLAIEQREPDGSTIASTIVDR comes from the coding sequence ATGATCGCCGTCTTCTCCGATACGCACGGCACCGAGGGCCACTGCCTGGAAGGCGAGGCGCTGACCGCCGCCCGCGAGGCCGACGCCATCGTCCACGCGGGCGACTTCAAGACCGAGGCGGTGCTCGACGCGTTCCAGTCGTTCTCGGCTCCGCTGTACGCCGTGGCCGGGAACGTCGACGAACCCGGCGTCGCGGATCGCCTGCCGACCGAGCGCACGATCGAGACCGACGGGGTCACGATCGCGGTGCGCCACCAGCCGGCGGGCGGCGAAACCGCGCTGGCCATGTTCGGTCGCGAGCGCGACGCGGACCTGGTCGTCTTCGGCCACAGCCACCAGCCGACGCTGGTCGAAACGGACGACGTCGTGCTGTGCAATCCCGGGAGTCACGCCCAGCCGCGCGGCTATCGACCCGGATTCGCGACGGTCGAGCGGACGGACGACGGACTCGCGATCGAACAGCGCGAGCCCGACGGGTCGACCATCGCCTCGACCATCGTCGACCGCTGA
- the argH gene encoding argininosuccinate lyase, with protein sequence MTGDEATNGELDADESVVRRDRFSGGPARDFLSSLAADARIFAADIAVDRAHVVMLAECDVVDDATAGAILAALEEIETAGHDALPDGEDVHEAIETAVVDRVGPDGGRMHTARSRNDEVATCIRYRLREDVFDAIEATLALREVLAEIAEAHAETIMPGYTHLQPAQPTTVAQWALSYESTVARDTARLFDALGRLDASPLGAAAFAGTPFEIDRERTAELLGFSSVLSNATDAVASRDVLLETTGALSTLATTLSGFAEDLIVFANRGFVDLDDDYASTSSIMPQKKNPDTLELVRAVAGDAAASVQGLTTTLKGLPRAYNRDLQRATPHVWATVDAVTQATEVAAGAVATADWNEDSLAGAAGEGFSTATGVADLLAMAGVPFRTAHEIVAEAATAAEVDDGSIREALADAAEAHLEESLEEFVDAEALDAALDPASNVASRDSAGGPAPDAVRDQLAAVGSSIEADRETHADRVCVVESAAERRLEVVSTYV encoded by the coding sequence ATGACCGGGGACGAGGCGACGAACGGGGAACTCGACGCCGACGAGAGCGTCGTTCGCCGCGATCGCTTCAGCGGCGGCCCCGCGCGCGACTTTCTTTCCTCGCTGGCGGCCGACGCTCGCATCTTCGCGGCCGACATCGCGGTCGATCGCGCCCACGTCGTCATGCTGGCCGAGTGCGACGTCGTCGACGACGCGACCGCCGGAGCCATCCTCGCCGCCCTCGAGGAGATCGAGACGGCTGGCCACGACGCGCTGCCCGACGGCGAGGACGTCCACGAGGCGATCGAGACGGCGGTCGTCGACCGCGTCGGACCCGACGGCGGGCGGATGCACACCGCGCGCTCGCGCAACGACGAGGTCGCGACCTGCATCCGCTACCGCCTGCGCGAGGACGTCTTCGACGCGATCGAGGCGACGCTCGCCCTGCGCGAGGTGCTCGCAGAAATCGCCGAGGCCCACGCGGAGACGATCATGCCGGGCTACACGCACCTCCAGCCCGCCCAGCCGACGACCGTCGCCCAGTGGGCCCTGTCCTACGAGTCGACGGTCGCGCGCGACACGGCTCGCCTTTTCGACGCCCTCGGGCGCCTCGACGCCTCGCCGCTCGGCGCGGCCGCATTCGCCGGCACGCCGTTCGAGATCGACCGCGAGCGCACCGCCGAGTTGCTCGGCTTCTCGTCGGTCCTGTCGAACGCGACGGACGCGGTCGCGAGCCGCGACGTGCTCCTCGAGACGACGGGGGCGCTCTCGACGCTCGCGACGACGCTCTCCGGATTCGCCGAGGACCTGATCGTCTTCGCGAACCGCGGCTTCGTCGACCTCGACGACGACTACGCCTCGACGTCCTCCATCATGCCCCAGAAGAAGAACCCGGACACGCTCGAACTCGTCCGCGCGGTCGCGGGCGACGCGGCGGCGAGCGTCCAGGGCCTCACGACGACGCTCAAGGGCCTCCCGCGCGCGTACAACCGCGATCTGCAGCGCGCGACGCCCCACGTCTGGGCGACCGTCGACGCCGTCACCCAGGCGACCGAGGTGGCCGCCGGCGCGGTTGCGACCGCCGACTGGAACGAGGACTCGCTTGCCGGGGCGGCCGGGGAGGGCTTCTCGACGGCGACGGGCGTCGCCGACCTGCTCGCGATGGCCGGCGTCCCCTTCCGCACCGCCCACGAGATCGTCGCGGAGGCGGCGACCGCGGCCGAGGTGGACGACGGTTCGATCCGCGAGGCGCTCGCGGACGCCGCCGAGGCGCACCTCGAGGAGTCGCTCGAGGAATTCGTCGACGCCGAGGCACTCGACGCCGCGCTCGATCCCGCTTCGAACGTCGCGAGTCGCGACTCGGCGGGCGGCCCGGCCCCGGACGCGGTCCGCGACCAGCTGGCGGCCGTCGGCTCGTCGATCGAGGCCGATCGCGAGACGCACGCTGACCGCGTTTGCGTCGTCGAATCGGCGGCCGAACGTCGGCTGGAGGTGGTCTCGACCTATGTCTGA
- a CDS encoding cation diffusion facilitator family transporter, whose product MASSRSVVIAALIANGAIAVMKFVGYLLTMSPAMLSETYHSISDTGNQVFLLIGLRYGAQEADRQHPFGYGKAQFFYAMLVSVILFGIAGWESARHGIDALRHGSHATMGQTPPLPVVGAVDGVYVNYAVLLGAIVFEAWALKKAYEGISAQMDEHGWETIREAFRKTSDVTTLTALTEDAIALAGAGIALFGVYLTRVTGNEVYDAGAALLIGLLLMGFAIALAWENKRLLLGESLSPQAEQELHDIVAGSDVVREVVDFRTVFFGAEELLVTADVVFEPDVEALDERIAEIEDALKAHDDQVRRVYLEPDTGA is encoded by the coding sequence ATGGCAAGCAGCAGGTCGGTCGTGATCGCCGCACTGATCGCCAACGGCGCGATCGCCGTGATGAAGTTCGTCGGCTACCTCCTCACGATGAGCCCGGCGATGCTCTCGGAGACCTACCACTCCATCTCCGATACGGGCAACCAGGTGTTCCTCCTGATCGGCCTGCGCTACGGCGCCCAGGAGGCCGACCGACAGCACCCGTTCGGCTACGGCAAGGCGCAGTTCTTCTACGCCATGCTCGTCAGCGTGATCCTCTTCGGCATCGCGGGCTGGGAGAGCGCCCGCCACGGAATCGACGCGCTGCGTCACGGCTCGCACGCCACGATGGGACAGACGCCGCCGCTGCCCGTCGTCGGCGCCGTCGACGGCGTCTACGTCAACTACGCCGTGCTCCTCGGGGCGATCGTCTTCGAGGCGTGGGCGCTGAAGAAGGCCTACGAGGGGATCTCCGCCCAGATGGACGAACACGGCTGGGAGACGATCCGCGAGGCGTTCCGGAAGACCAGCGACGTGACGACGCTCACCGCGCTCACCGAGGACGCGATCGCGCTGGCCGGCGCGGGCATCGCCCTCTTCGGCGTCTACCTCACCCGGGTGACGGGCAACGAGGTCTACGACGCCGGCGCCGCGCTGCTCATCGGACTCCTCCTGATGGGCTTTGCGATCGCACTCGCCTGGGAGAACAAGCGTCTCTTGCTCGGCGAGAGCCTCTCACCACAGGCCGAGCAGGAACTTCACGATATCGTCGCCGGCTCGGACGTCGTCCGCGAGGTCGTCGACTTCCGGACCGTCTTCTTCGGGGCCGAGGAACTGCTCGTGACAGCCGACGTCGTCTTCGAGCCCGACGTCGAGGCCCTCGACGAGCGCATCGCGGAGATCGAGGATGCTCTGAAGGCTCACGACGACCAGGTGCGGCGCGTCTACCTCGAACCCGATACCGGCGCGTGA
- a CDS encoding ATP-dependent DNA helicase, whose amino-acid sequence MPDSADYLRFFPYDEPYANQREAMDRIHNALVRGQDVLFEGACGTGKTLSALVPALSVAREEDKTVVITTNVHQQMRQFVEEARAIVETEDIRAVVFKGKGSMCHIDVGYEECQTLRDATHDLVETEREHADLERRQEQLLEESQDGDGAAAEARAAVMDELDSLEAELEDLEDRNVCDYYHNNLTEPGAEEDFHAWLFEDVRSPEEIYEYAENRRRCGYELLKDAVEGVDLVVCNYHHLLDPGIREAFFRWLGREPEDVIAVFDEAHNLEDAARDHASRECSERTFASALDELDDADDPRAGPARNVLETFYEALRETYDESFQFGDRERVGENWRDVAVANDDRRDDLTLSFLQSYSGPGIDDDLEAAVSLGRDLDEEYDEAYRNGERETRTECQTLRAGQFVRAWMDDGASAGVYPVLAVRRDDGTDELYGRAELYSCLPTHVTGDLFDALSATILMSATLQPFDVTEAVLGLDDPVTMAYGLDFPAENRRTYAVETPALFASERDDPDVQDTVATTISNAVRMTPGNTLAFFPNYGEAERYAGRVDPLVEATVYRDEPGVSVEDLRSAFVADENGLLCTSLWGTLAEGVSFDGDDALTVLVVGVPYPHLDERAEAVQDAYDAAFDGTDTGWRYAVEIPTVRKTRQALGRVLRSPTDVGVRALLDRRYSGRAKGDLGTYSVNGSFPMHEREELLDIEPQKLTYAMGNFYADHGAYDGDPPAP is encoded by the coding sequence GTGCCAGACTCGGCCGACTACCTGCGCTTCTTCCCGTACGACGAGCCCTACGCGAACCAGCGCGAGGCGATGGACCGGATCCACAACGCGCTGGTCCGGGGCCAGGACGTGCTCTTCGAGGGCGCCTGCGGGACGGGCAAGACGCTCTCCGCGCTCGTCCCTGCCCTGTCGGTCGCGCGCGAGGAGGACAAGACGGTCGTCATCACGACGAACGTCCACCAGCAGATGCGCCAGTTCGTCGAGGAGGCCCGCGCCATCGTCGAGACCGAGGACATCCGCGCGGTCGTCTTCAAGGGCAAGGGCTCGATGTGTCACATCGACGTCGGCTACGAGGAGTGCCAGACGCTGCGCGATGCGACGCACGATCTCGTCGAGACCGAACGCGAACACGCGGACCTCGAACGTCGCCAGGAGCAACTGCTCGAAGAGAGCCAGGACGGCGACGGCGCCGCCGCGGAGGCGCGGGCGGCCGTGATGGACGAACTCGACTCGCTCGAAGCGGAGCTCGAGGACCTGGAGGATCGCAACGTCTGTGACTACTACCACAACAACCTCACCGAGCCCGGAGCCGAGGAGGACTTTCACGCCTGGCTCTTCGAGGACGTCCGCTCGCCCGAGGAGATCTACGAGTACGCCGAGAACCGCCGGCGCTGCGGGTACGAACTCCTGAAAGACGCCGTCGAGGGCGTCGATCTGGTCGTCTGTAACTACCACCACCTGCTCGATCCGGGCATCCGCGAGGCCTTCTTCCGGTGGCTCGGTCGCGAGCCCGAGGACGTCATCGCCGTCTTCGACGAGGCGCACAACTTAGAGGACGCCGCGCGCGATCACGCCAGCCGCGAGTGTTCCGAGCGGACGTTCGCGTCGGCGCTCGACGAACTCGACGACGCGGACGACCCGCGCGCCGGCCCCGCGCGAAACGTCCTCGAGACCTTCTACGAGGCGCTCCGGGAGACGTATGATGAATCCTTCCAGTTCGGCGATCGGGAGCGCGTCGGCGAGAACTGGCGCGACGTCGCCGTCGCGAACGACGACCGGCGTGACGACCTCACGCTCTCCTTCCTCCAGTCGTACTCGGGGCCGGGCATCGACGACGACCTCGAGGCCGCCGTCTCGCTCGGGCGCGACCTCGACGAGGAGTACGATGAGGCCTACCGCAACGGCGAGCGCGAGACGCGGACGGAGTGTCAGACCCTGCGGGCCGGCCAGTTCGTCCGCGCCTGGATGGACGACGGGGCGTCAGCGGGCGTCTACCCCGTCCTCGCGGTGCGACGCGACGATGGGACCGACGAGCTCTACGGCCGCGCGGAGCTCTACAGCTGCCTTCCCACGCACGTGACCGGCGACCTCTTCGACGCCCTCTCGGCGACGATCCTCATGAGCGCGACGCTGCAACCCTTCGACGTGACCGAGGCCGTCCTCGGGCTGGACGATCCGGTCACGATGGCCTACGGGCTCGACTTCCCCGCCGAGAACCGCCGGACCTACGCCGTCGAGACGCCGGCGCTCTTCGCGAGCGAGCGCGACGATCCGGACGTCCAGGACACCGTCGCGACGACGATCAGCAACGCGGTGCGGATGACGCCCGGCAACACCCTCGCCTTCTTCCCGAACTACGGCGAGGCCGAGCGCTACGCCGGGCGCGTCGACCCGCTGGTCGAGGCGACGGTCTACCGCGACGAACCCGGCGTGAGCGTCGAGGACCTCCGCTCGGCGTTCGTCGCCGACGAGAACGGCCTCCTGTGTACCTCGCTGTGGGGCACCCTCGCGGAGGGCGTCAGCTTCGACGGCGACGACGCGCTGACCGTCCTCGTCGTCGGCGTCCCCTACCCGCACCTGGACGAGCGCGCCGAGGCGGTCCAGGATGCGTACGACGCCGCCTTCGACGGCACCGACACCGGCTGGCGCTACGCCGTCGAGATCCCGACGGTCCGCAAGACCCGTCAGGCGCTCGGCCGCGTGCTCCGCTCGCCGACCGACGTGGGCGTCCGGGCGCTCCTCGACCGCCGCTACTCCGGTCGGGCCAAGGGAGACCTGGGCACCTACAGCGTCAACGGCAGCTTCCCCATGCACGAGCGCGAGGAACTCCTCGATATCGAACCCCAGAAGCTCACCTACGCAATGGGCAACTTCTACGCGGACCACGGCGCCTACGACGGCGATCCCCCGGCGCCGTGA
- a CDS encoding helix-turn-helix transcriptional regulator: MAALSARLVRLVCCGMLVSTLAMGAVSAGSAGLDAESTDGGSLVAGPDTDAIGGSDRSASRADAVTVDGGTRIVDREAPRPLVDNESSLLDGFDAVETTFDLAVENGTAHVDVVYRYELGDNESVAAWEALRSNISDSPARYAEAERERWNATLRTARNVTDREMSISAVSVRTDEVTTPRSAGTVTFSFTWTGFARVETVMVEVQGTLSQYTLAEGTTLWIRWPESYNYREISPGPDHVRETGVGWDGARTEFIDDEPRVAIFPATNDTGSEPAPAEGGRSPLALFFVALLVLGTVATALWWRRDGAVDRRPDEPVRTPPAAADGPPPELLSNEERVLELLASNGGRMKQQDVVSALDWTEAKTSQVVGDLRDRGDVEVFRLGRENVLALPDREESSEERI; the protein is encoded by the coding sequence ATGGCCGCGTTGTCGGCCCGACTGGTGCGTCTGGTGTGCTGTGGGATGCTCGTCAGCACGCTCGCGATGGGCGCCGTTAGCGCCGGCTCCGCGGGACTGGACGCCGAATCGACCGACGGCGGATCGCTAGTTGCTGGCCCGGATACCGACGCTATTGGCGGCTCCGACCGGAGCGCGTCCCGGGCCGACGCCGTGACGGTCGACGGCGGAACGCGGATCGTCGATCGCGAGGCGCCACGCCCGCTCGTCGACAACGAGTCGTCGCTCCTCGACGGCTTCGACGCCGTGGAGACGACGTTCGACCTCGCCGTCGAGAACGGCACGGCCCACGTCGACGTCGTCTACCGGTACGAACTCGGCGACAACGAGTCGGTCGCGGCGTGGGAGGCGCTCCGGTCGAACATCTCCGACAGCCCGGCGAGGTACGCGGAGGCCGAACGCGAGCGCTGGAACGCCACGCTCCGGACGGCGCGCAACGTGACGGACCGGGAGATGTCGATCTCGGCCGTCTCGGTCCGGACGGACGAGGTCACGACCCCGCGAAGCGCCGGAACGGTGACGTTCTCGTTCACCTGGACGGGGTTCGCCCGGGTGGAGACGGTGATGGTCGAGGTACAGGGGACGCTCTCGCAGTACACGCTCGCGGAAGGAACGACCCTCTGGATCAGGTGGCCCGAGTCCTACAATTACCGCGAGATCTCCCCCGGTCCGGACCACGTCCGCGAGACCGGGGTCGGCTGGGACGGCGCTCGCACCGAGTTCATCGACGACGAACCGCGCGTCGCCATCTTCCCGGCGACGAACGACACCGGATCGGAGCCGGCCCCGGCCGAGGGCGGGCGGAGTCCGCTCGCACTATTCTTCGTGGCGCTGCTGGTGCTCGGAACGGTCGCCACCGCCCTGTGGTGGCGCCGCGACGGCGCGGTCGACCGGCGACCCGACGAGCCGGTTCGTACCCCGCCCGCGGCGGCGGACGGCCCGCCGCCGGAACTGCTGAGCAACGAAGAACGCGTCCTCGAACTCCTCGCGTCCAACGGCGGCCGGATGAAACAACAGGACGTCGTCTCGGCGCTGGACTGGACCGAGGCGAAGACGAGCCAGGTCGTCGGCGACTTGCGCGACCGGGGCGACGTCGAGGTGTTCCGACTCGGGCGCGAGAACGTCCTCGCGCTCCCCGACCGCGAGGAATCGAGTGAGGAACGAATCTAG
- the lysW gene encoding lysine biosynthesis protein LysW — protein sequence MTTCPECGADLSLHDDPEAGEIVDCTTCGVELEVIDTAPPVLDRAPELEEDWGE from the coding sequence ATGACGACGTGTCCCGAGTGCGGGGCCGACCTGTCCCTGCACGACGACCCGGAAGCCGGAGAGATCGTCGACTGTACCACCTGCGGCGTCGAACTCGAAGTGATCGACACCGCGCCACCAGTCCTCGATCGAGCCCCCGAGCTCGAAGAGGACTGGGGTGAGTGA
- a CDS encoding threonine aldolase family protein: protein MIDCRSDTVTKPDGEMREAAFSAEVGDDVYGDDPTVNELERRAAERVGTEAALFVPTGTMGNQVAAFVHTEPGQEVLADRRSHVVKYELGGLARHAGLQVRMLDADPRGVPTPEQVAAGYVEEDLHRPGTGLLCLENTHNARGGLAIEPAAIAAAAEAAHERGVPVHLDGARAFNAATALDVPVTDLIGPADSVMFCLSKGLGAPMGSILAGDADFVEEARRARKSFGGGMRQVGIVAGPGLRALENVDDLAADHDLARALAAGLDEIDGLSVAEPETNIVLVDVAGTGLDAAAVTERLRENGVLVSEFGPETVRVTTHRDLDRDDVEAVVERTSSTLS from the coding sequence ATGATCGACTGTCGGTCAGACACGGTGACGAAACCGGACGGGGAGATGCGCGAGGCCGCGTTTTCGGCCGAGGTGGGGGACGACGTCTACGGCGACGACCCCACCGTCAACGAACTCGAACGGCGGGCGGCCGAGCGCGTCGGGACGGAGGCGGCCCTGTTCGTCCCGACGGGGACGATGGGCAACCAGGTGGCGGCGTTCGTCCACACCGAACCCGGCCAGGAGGTGCTCGCCGACCGCAGGAGCCACGTCGTCAAGTACGAACTCGGCGGCCTCGCCCGGCACGCGGGCCTGCAGGTGCGCATGCTCGACGCCGATCCGCGCGGCGTTCCGACGCCCGAGCAGGTCGCGGCGGGCTACGTCGAGGAGGATCTGCACCGACCCGGAACCGGCCTGCTCTGCCTCGAGAACACGCACAACGCCCGGGGCGGCCTCGCGATCGAACCCGCCGCGATCGCCGCGGCGGCGGAGGCCGCTCACGAACGGGGCGTACCCGTCCACCTCGACGGAGCGCGCGCGTTCAACGCGGCGACCGCCCTCGACGTTCCCGTGACCGACCTCATCGGCCCCGCTGATTCGGTCATGTTCTGCCTCTCGAAGGGCCTCGGCGCGCCGATGGGGTCGATCCTCGCCGGCGACGCGGACTTCGTCGAGGAGGCGAGACGCGCACGCAAGAGCTTCGGCGGCGGCATGCGCCAGGTCGGGATCGTCGCCGGACCCGGGTTACGAGCCCTCGAGAACGTCGACGACCTCGCGGCCGATCACGACCTCGCGCGAGCGCTCGCGGCGGGGCTCGACGAGATCGACGGCCTGTCGGTCGCCGAGCCGGAGACCAACATCGTGCTCGTCGACGTCGCCGGGACGGGCCTCGACGCCGCGGCTGTCACCGAGCGCCTGCGGGAAAACGGCGTCCTCGTCTCCGAATTCGGCCCCGAGACGGTGCGCGTGACGACCCACCGCGATCTCGATCGCGACGACGTGGAGGCGGTCGTCGAGCGCACCAGTTCGACGCTTTCGTGA
- a CDS encoding DUF7554 family protein, which produces MTLERGELDVEDLLKIVLGLIAVYLALKILDPLIGFVAEIVSTVIVLVIALMIVLWLLDRL; this is translated from the coding sequence ATGACACTCGAACGAGGCGAACTCGACGTCGAGGACCTGCTCAAGATCGTCCTCGGGCTGATAGCCGTCTACCTCGCCCTCAAGATCCTCGATCCGCTGATCGGGTTCGTCGCCGAGATCGTTAGCACGGTCATCGTCCTCGTGATCGCCCTCATGATCGTCCTCTGGCTCCTCGATCGCCTCTAA
- a CDS encoding 2'-5' RNA ligase family protein, with amino-acid sequence MYSVNVPVPGRVRELASSLYPDLHGFDRVRETHSLLVKRLGDSPDPHSLQRRTHRALDGTPAVEAAITGIDYFADPPVGTAPVVYLAVESPGLERIHAELADVFDPVADLEGENYVPHVTLARGGDEAAAKRLAEREIDPITFTVTELEFFDGAHRLPVSRVTLPA; translated from the coding sequence GTGTACAGCGTCAACGTTCCCGTTCCCGGGCGGGTTCGCGAACTCGCGTCGTCGCTCTACCCCGACCTCCACGGCTTCGACCGCGTCCGGGAGACGCACTCGCTGCTGGTGAAACGACTGGGTGATAGCCCAGACCCGCACTCCCTGCAGCGGCGAACGCACCGGGCGCTCGACGGGACGCCGGCGGTCGAGGCCGCGATCACTGGGATCGACTACTTCGCCGACCCGCCAGTCGGCACCGCCCCGGTCGTCTACCTGGCCGTCGAGAGCCCCGGCCTCGAACGAATTCACGCCGAGCTCGCCGACGTCTTCGACCCCGTGGCCGATCTCGAAGGCGAAAACTACGTCCCACACGTGACGCTGGCCCGAGGGGGCGACGAGGCGGCCGCGAAGCGCCTCGCCGAGCGCGAGATCGACCCGATCACCTTCACCGTCACCGAACTGGAGTTCTTCGACGGCGCGCACCGGTTGCCGGTGAGCCGCGTCACGTTACCGGCGTAA
- a CDS encoding argininosuccinate synthase has translation MTRVALAFSGGLDTTVCVPLLEEEYGYDEVLGVTVDVGQPESEFEEAAETAEALGLDHVVVDATEAFAELCLEAVRANATYQGYPLGTALARPVIAEAILEVAEEHGCTGLAHGCTGKGNDQLRFEAVWRDSDMEVIAPVRELGLTREWEQEYAAEKGLPVEGGNEGDWSIDTNLWSRSVEGKELEDPSYVPGEEIYEWTDAPSGETAEIEIEFEEGYPVAVDGEAYDPVALVEHLNEVAGAYGVGRTDTMEDRMLGLKVRENYEHPAATTLLAAHESLEALVLTQEERQFKDTIDAKWAEKAYEGLIDAPLVGALDAFVAETQQRVTGTVTIRFEGGQARAVGRDSAYAAYSAEHASFDTESVGKIEQADATGVAKYHGFQRRLANESIAAVEAAEGANGTESPTLATDGGAAADDATTVEDAATADDETTEE, from the coding sequence ATGACACGCGTTGCACTCGCGTTCTCGGGCGGGCTGGACACGACGGTCTGCGTGCCGCTGCTCGAGGAGGAGTACGGATACGACGAGGTGCTCGGCGTCACGGTCGACGTCGGGCAACCCGAATCGGAGTTCGAAGAGGCCGCGGAGACCGCCGAGGCGCTCGGCCTGGACCACGTCGTGGTCGACGCGACCGAAGCGTTCGCCGAGCTCTGTCTCGAAGCGGTCCGCGCGAACGCGACCTACCAGGGCTACCCGCTCGGGACGGCGCTCGCGCGCCCGGTGATCGCCGAGGCCATCCTCGAGGTCGCCGAGGAGCACGGCTGTACCGGCCTGGCCCACGGCTGCACCGGGAAGGGCAACGATCAGCTTCGATTCGAGGCCGTCTGGCGCGACTCGGACATGGAAGTCATCGCGCCCGTCCGCGAACTCGGGCTCACGCGCGAGTGGGAACAGGAGTACGCGGCCGAGAAAGGCCTGCCCGTCGAGGGCGGCAACGAGGGCGACTGGTCGATCGACACCAATCTCTGGAGTCGCTCCGTCGAGGGCAAGGAACTCGAGGACCCGAGCTACGTCCCCGGCGAGGAGATCTACGAGTGGACCGACGCGCCGTCGGGCGAGACGGCCGAGATCGAGATCGAATTCGAGGAGGGCTACCCCGTCGCCGTCGATGGCGAGGCCTACGACCCCGTCGCCCTCGTCGAGCACTTGAACGAGGTCGCCGGCGCGTACGGGGTCGGGCGCACGGACACGATGGAGGATCGCATGCTCGGCCTGAAGGTGCGCGAAAACTACGAGCACCCGGCCGCGACGACGCTGCTGGCCGCCCACGAGTCGCTCGAAGCCCTCGTCCTCACCCAGGAGGAGCGCCAGTTCAAGGACACGATCGACGCGAAGTGGGCCGAGAAGGCCTACGAGGGCCTGATCGACGCGCCGCTCGTCGGCGCGCTGGACGCTTTCGTCGCCGAGACCCAGCAGCGCGTGACGGGCACGGTCACCATCCGCTTCGAGGGCGGCCAGGCGCGCGCCGTCGGCCGCGACAGCGCGTACGCGGCCTACTCGGCCGAACACGCGTCCTTCGACACCGAATCGGTCGGGAAGATCGAGCAGGCCGACGCCACCGGCGTCGCGAAGTACCACGGCTTCCAGCGTCGCCTCGCGAACGAGTCGATCGCCGCCGTCGAGGCGGCCGAGGGGGCGAACGGGACCGAATCGCCGACGCTCGCGACGGACGGGGGGGCGGCAGCCGACGACGCCACTACGGTCGAAGACGCCGCCACGGCGGACGACGAGACGACAGAGGAGTGA